The following proteins come from a genomic window of Fusobacterium simiae:
- the rfbD gene encoding dTDP-4-dehydrorhamnose reductase produces MKLIFGANGQLGTDFKELFDSIGEKYIATDRDEVDITNGDFLRAYIKTMHQNYKIDTIINCAAYNDVDKAETEKELCYKVNAEAPANLAIIASEIGATYITYSTDFVFNGLLEGYLYNENIGYIEEDEPHPLSTYAKAKYEGELLVSQVIENPENTSKIYIIRTSWVFGKGNKNFVDKIIEWSKEKNELKIVDDQISSPTYSKDLAFFSWELIRKGCESGIYHFTNDGIASKYDQAKYILEKILWKGNLIRVKSEEFNLLAERPKFSKLSCKKIKEKLGISIPDWKNAIDRYFKESNK; encoded by the coding sequence ATGAAACTAATATTTGGAGCTAATGGACAATTAGGTACAGATTTTAAGGAATTATTTGATTCTATTGGTGAAAAGTATATAGCCACTGATAGAGATGAGGTAGATATAACTAATGGGGATTTTTTAAGAGCATATATAAAAACTATGCATCAAAATTATAAGATAGATACAATTATTAATTGTGCTGCATATAATGATGTTGATAAGGCTGAAACAGAAAAGGAATTATGCTATAAGGTGAATGCTGAAGCTCCAGCTAATTTAGCAATAATAGCTTCAGAAATTGGAGCAACATATATAACATATTCAACAGATTTTGTTTTTAATGGGCTTTTAGAAGGTTATTTATATAATGAGAATATTGGTTATATTGAAGAAGATGAACCACATCCACTGTCAACTTATGCTAAAGCAAAGTATGAAGGTGAGTTATTGGTGTCTCAAGTAATTGAAAATCCTGAAAATACTTCAAAAATATATATAATAAGGACTTCTTGGGTATTTGGAAAGGGAAATAAAAATTTTGTTGACAAGATAATAGAATGGTCAAAAGAAAAAAATGAATTAAAAATAGTAGATGATCAAATATCTTCACCAACTTATTCAAAAGATTTAGCATTCTTTAGCTGGGAACTTATTAGAAAAGGATGTGAAAGTGGTATTTACCATTTTACAAATGATGGTATAGCTTCAAAATATGATCAGGCAAAATATATTTTAGAAAAAATTCTTTGGAAAGGAAATTTAATAAGAGTTAAAAGTGAAGAGTTCAATTTACTGGCGGAAAGGCCTAAATTTAGTAAACTAAGTTGCAAAAAAATTAAAGAGAAATTAGGAATTTCTATTCCTGACTGGAAAAATGCAATAGATAGATACTTTAAGGAAAGTAATAAATAA